The Lytechinus variegatus isolate NC3 chromosome 1, Lvar_3.0, whole genome shotgun sequence nucleotide sequence ATACACTCCTTGGTAATTACTAAATTAGTAAAATAGATTTCAAACAAACGATCTCAGAAAGTTTGAGGATTATTAATTAGATGGGCATAATCATCCAATCTAAAAAATAGATTATCTCGGGAGATCTTAAATCTTACtactttcaaaaattattttcatgtttgatgTAGACAGttaaaaaagacataaaaaaatgatataatgacAGCCACTTTGAAGGACCTATAATAATAACTTAAATTCATATAGcgcttttcatgaaatcatatcatagcgctttacaatgtagaacatacaaaatatacatattagAAATCATTAaactaagagagagagagattcaATTGCGTGATATTTCAACtgaatataattcattatataCATTACATGAAAAAGTTCACCGGAAAACAatgttttttcatgaatttttcaatCTTTCACCCAACAGCATTATTGTTTGTCTTTTCTTTTGGTCAGGATACCCAGAATTGTACAGATGCATTGTTTATTGATGATGAAAGTAATTCAGTACCGATTATTCTTACTCAAATTGCCTCAGAAAacgaaagcaaaataaaagttttggaCAAAAGGTCTGTCAGAATTTTGTTTGTAACTTACCTGTCAATTAACAATATTTGCACAGCGACATCTTTACTCtcagatttgtttttataatcataGTACAACTGACGATATCCTTATATTCATTTATcggttttgatgaaaatgtttGTCTTAGCAAAAGAACTCAAACAACTAAATTAAATTGATATAAATCGTGATTATTCATGAATTTCGATATGATAAGAAATTACACTAGGTGACGATCTCAATGAATTATAAAAGATTGTTTCGGACTGCTTCTATTTGAAATTGAACAAGAACTTATTAATCTcaacatagatagatagatagatgaagaTATTCCAAATTCAAATGTCACCATTCTGACACCCGAACAGCGAACATACCACTTTGTTTATGCTAGACAAATAACTATTGATCGTTATTTGGGGATTAAACATCCCTCAATCAGGCATGCATGATATCCCAAACATGTTTTGGTGTGACATTCTCTGCAACACTTATTGATGGAGCAGAATACATTATTTATGTCTGGAAGAAGACCATTAAACATTGAGAGGGATACGAGACCTCACTCATAGAGAACAATGGTATAATATACGTGTCGGTATATCCGCTTACAGACAATAATAGTTGAATTATATAACTTTGAATCAACATGAGTAAGATGACGTAAGATATGGTCCACCACATTCATGACATTCGTCTTTCTAAAGTTTCTCTTCGCTTGATGAAGGGTGTAAACAAAGGGACCTTAAAGGATGTATTATCTTGGGATATGACACATTCTGACAACGCTACTCACCAGGAGCGCTTGAGCATCATATTATAGGGGTGCCCCTCTTCATTGCTGACTGAAAAGGGGTAAAACTTTCTacatgggaggggggggggggtctgcttGCGCTGATGCTCATTCTGTTTGCATTATACGCCTGGtgttatgaacatgatgaagaaatGTCAAGATATCGTTCCTGTGATCAGACTTTTTTTCTATTCCATAATATTTTAAGCCTTTGGCATTAACCAATATTTCCTATATTTGTAATACTATATGGATCAGATATCAGATTTAGTCTGATATTAACGACATGCATAGAAGACATGCCTTACAAATACCCGACCAATATAGATTTAAAATAGGTAAATTACCAGTTCAGACAATAACAATTGTCGCATGACAATAATGTTATAACGCTAATTCACCATTTACCAAATTGCACAAGATATCCAAAgaggaaatatatatttttttacaattgaatCTCTCCTTCCCCTCCTGATGCAATGGGAGGGGTGGGGTCTGTGATGCCTGAGATAAATGACCCAGTGGTAGTATGGATAGGGCTAGATTGAGTCGTAACCACTACACCTGTCATCTCAGCCGCATCGGTAGGGTGGGGTGCAGCTACCATCTGAGAAGGGGTCATCTCAGGGGGTTGGTAGGTACCTGCTTGTACCATCATCGTCTGACCAGAGGGGGCTAAGGGGATAAATAGAAAGTGACAATGATtaaatttaaaagtaaaaattcTGACCAAATAGGTACTAATATTTCATTGTGCATTCCATTcctttaaaataatttaaactaATATCCACTGGTCCGCTGATAGGAATCTAAACGTCGCGCAATATTTTTAAGTCGACGACTCATAATAAAATGAATCATCTTATTGGCATTGTTTAAATCAATGCCTaccaatatatatacacaccGAAACATACAAACATGTATACAATGACAATTAACTTACCCCCTGCGAAGTGTGGTATCACTCGACCAGACTGATTATTATAGTACACCTACataaatataacataatgaaatagaaaataatagtcacatagataaatgaaagaaaactttTAATGTTATTAGCATATTTCCCCAAGACATTTTACTATGGTAACCAAACATTCTGATACAAATCTGCACAAAACTTTCCGCAGATAATTTTTTTGGAAGGGAGAGCATGGAGAGGGAGGGGTAGTGGTGCAATGGGATAGAACATGGTGGGAAACCACGTTTTAATTTGACACAAACAAGCATGCAAGAATTATCCATTTAAAACGAAGATTCTTTCTTGACAGATTTTACACGATAATCCGAAATTAATACAATACGTATATTATATGGACAAgtcaacaaaaagtttatttaaataaaaagagaaaaatccaaaaagcataacactgaaaatttcattaaattcggatgtaaataagaaagttatgacattttaaaatttcgcttaatttcacaaaacatatatatgcacatcccggtcggtatgcaaatgggggaactgatgacatcactcactcactatttcgtttgtattttattatatgaaatgttaaatattctagttttctcctcattgtggtgtgaaaaaagttttatttctccctgaacatgtggaattaccattgcttaacattttatggttcagtcaaattggtccttattgtcaaatctttaaaaattgaagtattgtagttcaaacaataaaaaacaaaagaaatagtgagtgagtgacttCATCGATTCTTGCATTTGCACGTGACTTCattgtgcatgtaactatttagtgaaaaataagcgaaacttaaatatgtcataactttttttattttacatccgattttgattttaagcatcatgcttgtctgattttccctattaattcaaatcaacatttttctaagaTGGACCTGACCTTTAACAATCTCCCCTTTTGTTATccctttgatttgattttttttcaaccatgGACCATTTTTTTATGGGGAGGGGGATCTATATGCTAGTGTTGAACGTTTCAATTAACATATCTCTATACTTTTTCTAAATACATACCATATTAACAGCATTCTTTGGTTTACAGCAGTCGCAGATTCTACAACAAGTCAATGATGCACCGGTGATCGCTACAGCTAACTCACAGAATGATAGCAATACGATTACGATATCCACGATCGTTCGTACACGCTgcaaaacaattaaatattaACGATAATGTAATTGGATGAAATGGGTTTAGCTATCGAAATCATGATGATTTATGCTTTTGAATTCGTCAAAGAGATTTTGTCATTCAACCACGcatgaaatatctttttttcaataatgaacTACAGGggaattaatgaataatttcaTAACTGAGAGTGAGAGTACCAGAATTTCGTTGAATATATCATTATCTTTAAAGATATGAAAAGTATGATATTTCAACAGACAGAGATGAGACGTAATGCAAATTATGGGTATTTTTGGGCGTGTTCCTATGACCCACATTCCCACATCCCCTGGATTTGGATGTGCTCCATTTTTAAACAGTGTCGCAATCccacaataataattataccaTGCAAAACAAGCTAGCCGATCAGGCAAGCTAGCGTGAGGGAAGGGGTGGGCGCCCCTTAAAACTCTTTTTGATTGTCATTTCACCACCGGCCTGATCAATGCTGGATATTTCTGTCCCTGAATACAAATACTTACCTGAGTTCGACAGAAATGATCTGAGAAGCAGGTATAAGCGTAGCTTTCTTCAAGAGCGACGTTGATATACATGACGAATACCACTCCAGATAGGATAGATGAACATGTACACATCACCATGTAAGATGTCGTCTGCAGgaaattgttttgaaatatgaaatatgaaattaataattgaagtcaatattgaaatcaccaGAATTCATATAACAAGTATAAACCTTAATAAAAACTGGAAAGCGGATAATGCATTTGAGACTGGACGATATAACATTCAGATAAGATTCGAGAGTTGAaacttatcattatcattaccattattatctATAAGATTAatcataaatattaaatttctaTATTGTTCTTACCATTCCCTTTGTCATTTTCTTGTAGTATGCTCTGATTCCAATAATCCCAGTAGTTATGTAACACTATTACGAGAGAaattgaacaaaacaaaatattcaattttagcAGAATTCTATATTCCGTGTTAGGAAGGGAAAATGGAAAGGGAATCAAATGCAAGGAAT carries:
- the LOC121409344 gene encoding uncharacterized protein LOC121409344, encoding MTSIKMPSKEEPIPSLPTSGSTRQRPPSYEFNPSLTALRDPECEDTSSTGISIRMTGMFHIIFGIATVLAGIIAISIECRLSYYAVPVWAGVLCYITTGIIGIRAYYKKMTKGMTTSYMVMCTCSSILSGVVFVMYINVALEESYAYTCFSDHFCRTQRVRTIVDIVIVLLSFCELAVAITGASLTCCRICDCCKPKNAVNMVYYNNQSGRVIPHFAGAPSGQTMMVQAGTYQPPEMTPSQMVAAPHPTDAAEMTGVVVTTQSSPIHTTTGSFISGITDPTPPIASGGEGEIQL